A stretch of Lactuca sativa cultivar Salinas chromosome 6, Lsat_Salinas_v11, whole genome shotgun sequence DNA encodes these proteins:
- the LOC111902379 gene encoding putative receptor-like protein kinase At1g72540 isoform X1: MSSFMCEYQHLEIPLEYIKQATNYFGDDNFIAEGRIGKVYRGEFLQSNGSTMAAVKRLNPSNNHGDADFWRDIVLLSEYKHENIILLLGFCNQSKERILVYEYAPKKSLENHLRDPKLTWVQRLKICLGAARGLEYLHNSRGGQQRVLHRDIKSANILLDENWNAKIADFGFSKYSPSNQKHSILVSKPKGTLGYSDPVFLETSFYKKESDVYSFGVVLFEVLCSRLCVDYSYDDMRRSLPAFVKNSSKEKIRDTIIDVNLLQQMEEKSFDTFVTLAYECLEREQKNRPSMELIVKKIETALEYQEQRNVPVLNIVNWASSSTPYVIQEKRVLLPQKEQTGRNQLGKSPDDDDEMIKKWSSGKEGNLRALLSTLHEILEPEDGWEPVPLTDMMSTRAVRKHYENAEYLTSAVRLVQRGASTREKYICKKVLEILNVCSVEVLRFESEEKVVQQKKRSEERQQNRILGEKYDDDIKRWTNGRERFLGDMLSNLQDILGPESGWEPVSLKGEWQTRYLSKAYKRSLLLTDPSTLKNRGASMKEKYIYGKVRNILKDGWDSALAEDK; the protein is encoded by the exons ATGTCCTCTTTCATGTGTGAGTATCAGCACCTCGAAATTCCACTTGAATACATAAAACAGGCCACCAACTACTTCGGTGATGACAACTTCATTGCCGAAGGTAGAATTGGGAAAGTGTATAGGGGAGAATTCCTCCAATCTAACGGTTCAACCATGGCTGCTGTAAAGCGCTTGAATCCTTCAAATAATCATGGGGACGCTGATTTTTGGAGAGATATCGTGTTGCTTTCCGAATATAAACATGAAAATATCATCTTACTCCTCGGCTTCTGCAATCAAAGTAAGGAAAGGATCCTTGTGTATGAATATGCACCAAAGAAAAGCCTTGAAAATCATCTACGTGACCCCAAGTTGACATGGGTTCAACGTCTCAAGATATGTCTTGGAGCTGCACGTGGCTTGGAGTACCTTCACAATTCAAGGGGAGGTCAACAAAGAGTCCTACATCGTGATATCAAAAGTGCTAACATCTTGTTGGACGAAAATTGGAATGCAAAAATTGCTGATTTTGGCTTTTCCAAATATAGCCCTTCAAACCAAAAACACTCGATTCTAGTCTCTAAACCCAAAGGCACTCTTGGGTATAGTGATCCTGTGTTTCTAGAAACATCATTTTACAAGAAAGAATCAGATGTCTATTCTTTCGGCGTAGTGCTATTTGAAGTATTGTGCTCAAGGCTCTGTGTTGATTATAGTTATGATGATATGCGAAGATCCCTACCTGCATTTGTGAAGAACTCTTCTAAAGAGAAAATCAGGGATACAATTATCGATGTTAATCTACTGCAACAAATGGAAGAAAAATCTTTTGATACCTTTGTAACACTCGCGTATGAATGTTTGGAAAGAGAGCAAAAGAACCGCCCTTCTATGGAGTTGATCGTGAAAAAGATTGAAACTGCACTCGAATATCAG GAGCAAAGAAATGTCCCTGTTTTGAATATTGTGAACTGGGCATCGTCTTCAACACCGTATGTGATACAAGAGAAGCGAGTTCTACTTCCTCAAAAGGAACAAACTGGGAGAAAT CAATTAGGGAAGAGtcctgatgatgatgatgagatgATCAAAAAGTGGTCAAGCGGAAAAGAAGGGAATTTGCGTGCATTGCTTTCAACGCTACATGAG ATCCTTGAACCTGAAGATGGTTGGGAACCGGTTCCATTGACAGATATGATGAGCACTCGTGCTGTAAGGAAACATTACGAGAATGCTGAATATCTTACTAGTGCTGTAAGGCTTGTACAACGAGGTGCAAGCACAAGGGAAAAGTATATATGTAAGAAGGTTCTTGAAATCTTAAATGTATGCAGT GTGGAAGTGTTGAGATTCGAATCTGAAGAGAAAGTTGTTCAACAAAAAAAGCGCTCTGAAGAGAGACAACAGAATCGTATTCTAG GAGAAAAATATGATGATGATATCAAAAGGTGGACAAATGGAAGAGAACGTTTCTTGGGTGATATGTTGTCAAACCTACAAGAT ATACTTGGACCTGAAAGTGGCTGGGAACCGGTTTCACTGAAAGGTGAGTGGCAAACTAGATATTTAAGTAAAGCTTACAAGAGATCTCTTCTTCTAACCGATCCCAGCACACTGAAAAACCGAGGGGCAAGCATGAAGGAAAAGTATATATATGGAAAGGTTCGCAATATTTTAAAG GATGGTTGGGATTCTGCTCTTGCTGAAGACAAATAG
- the LOC111902379 gene encoding putative receptor-like protein kinase At1g72540 isoform X2, with protein MSSFMCEYQHLEIPLEYIKQATNYFGDDNFIAEGRIGKVYRGEFLQSNGSTMAAVKRLNPSNNHGDADFWRDIVLLSEYKHENIILLLGFCNQSKERILVYEYAPKKSLENHLRDPKLTWVQRLKICLGAARGLEYLHNSRGGQQRVLHRDIKSANILLDENWNAKIADFGFSKYSPSNQKHSILVSKPKGTLGYSDPVFLETSFYKKESDVYSFGVVLFEVLCSRLCVDYSYDDMRRSLPAFVKNSSKEKIRDTIIDVNLLQQMEEKSFDTFVTLAYECLEREQKNRPSMELIVKKIETALEYQEQRNVPVLNIVNWASSSTPYVIQEKRVLLPQKEQTGRNQLGKSPDDDDEMIKKWSSGKEGNLRALLSTLHEILEPEDGWEPVPLTDMMSTRAVRKHYENAEYLTSAVRLVQRGASTREKYICKKVLEILNVEVLRFESEEKVVQQKKRSEERQQNRILGEKYDDDIKRWTNGRERFLGDMLSNLQDILGPESGWEPVSLKGEWQTRYLSKAYKRSLLLTDPSTLKNRGASMKEKYIYGKVRNILKDGWDSALAEDK; from the exons ATGTCCTCTTTCATGTGTGAGTATCAGCACCTCGAAATTCCACTTGAATACATAAAACAGGCCACCAACTACTTCGGTGATGACAACTTCATTGCCGAAGGTAGAATTGGGAAAGTGTATAGGGGAGAATTCCTCCAATCTAACGGTTCAACCATGGCTGCTGTAAAGCGCTTGAATCCTTCAAATAATCATGGGGACGCTGATTTTTGGAGAGATATCGTGTTGCTTTCCGAATATAAACATGAAAATATCATCTTACTCCTCGGCTTCTGCAATCAAAGTAAGGAAAGGATCCTTGTGTATGAATATGCACCAAAGAAAAGCCTTGAAAATCATCTACGTGACCCCAAGTTGACATGGGTTCAACGTCTCAAGATATGTCTTGGAGCTGCACGTGGCTTGGAGTACCTTCACAATTCAAGGGGAGGTCAACAAAGAGTCCTACATCGTGATATCAAAAGTGCTAACATCTTGTTGGACGAAAATTGGAATGCAAAAATTGCTGATTTTGGCTTTTCCAAATATAGCCCTTCAAACCAAAAACACTCGATTCTAGTCTCTAAACCCAAAGGCACTCTTGGGTATAGTGATCCTGTGTTTCTAGAAACATCATTTTACAAGAAAGAATCAGATGTCTATTCTTTCGGCGTAGTGCTATTTGAAGTATTGTGCTCAAGGCTCTGTGTTGATTATAGTTATGATGATATGCGAAGATCCCTACCTGCATTTGTGAAGAACTCTTCTAAAGAGAAAATCAGGGATACAATTATCGATGTTAATCTACTGCAACAAATGGAAGAAAAATCTTTTGATACCTTTGTAACACTCGCGTATGAATGTTTGGAAAGAGAGCAAAAGAACCGCCCTTCTATGGAGTTGATCGTGAAAAAGATTGAAACTGCACTCGAATATCAG GAGCAAAGAAATGTCCCTGTTTTGAATATTGTGAACTGGGCATCGTCTTCAACACCGTATGTGATACAAGAGAAGCGAGTTCTACTTCCTCAAAAGGAACAAACTGGGAGAAAT CAATTAGGGAAGAGtcctgatgatgatgatgagatgATCAAAAAGTGGTCAAGCGGAAAAGAAGGGAATTTGCGTGCATTGCTTTCAACGCTACATGAG ATCCTTGAACCTGAAGATGGTTGGGAACCGGTTCCATTGACAGATATGATGAGCACTCGTGCTGTAAGGAAACATTACGAGAATGCTGAATATCTTACTAGTGCTGTAAGGCTTGTACAACGAGGTGCAAGCACAAGGGAAAAGTATATATGTAAGAAGGTTCTTGAAATCTTAAAT GTGGAAGTGTTGAGATTCGAATCTGAAGAGAAAGTTGTTCAACAAAAAAAGCGCTCTGAAGAGAGACAACAGAATCGTATTCTAG GAGAAAAATATGATGATGATATCAAAAGGTGGACAAATGGAAGAGAACGTTTCTTGGGTGATATGTTGTCAAACCTACAAGAT ATACTTGGACCTGAAAGTGGCTGGGAACCGGTTTCACTGAAAGGTGAGTGGCAAACTAGATATTTAAGTAAAGCTTACAAGAGATCTCTTCTTCTAACCGATCCCAGCACACTGAAAAACCGAGGGGCAAGCATGAAGGAAAAGTATATATATGGAAAGGTTCGCAATATTTTAAAG GATGGTTGGGATTCTGCTCTTGCTGAAGACAAATAG